The following proteins are encoded in a genomic region of Brachypodium distachyon strain Bd21 chromosome 1, Brachypodium_distachyon_v3.0, whole genome shotgun sequence:
- the LOC104581807 gene encoding zinc finger protein ZAT11, which produces MAHGKRSRQQAEAAAAGVSLLDLDSGDMARILMLFSGHNHQHHIEQHGFAAPSSSPERVFECKTCSRQFPSFQALGGHRASHKKPRLADGAQSDPPKPKVHGCSVCGLEFAVGQALGGHMRRHRAAVAADGMGLGLGLGLGLGLGPKVDSGKKTTHAAELVLDLNVPALEEEPAAVGVDRARTGLAAELFPVVVDFRR; this is translated from the coding sequence ATGGCTCACGGCAAGAGGTCGAGGCAGCAagctgaggcggcggcggcgggggtcaGCCTGCTGGACCTGGACAGCGGCGACATGGCGCGCATCCTGATGCTCTTCTCCGGCCACAACCACCAGCACCACATCGAACAACACGGCTtcgcggcgccgtcgtcgtcgccggagcGGGTGTTCGAGTGCAAGACCTGCAGCCGCCAGTTCCCGTCCTTCCAGGCGCTGGGCGGCCACCGGGCCAGCCATAAGAAGCCGCGCCTCGCCGACGGGGCCCAATCCGACCCGCCCAAGCCCAAGGTGCACGGCTGCTCCGTCTGCGGCCTCGAGTTCGCCGTCGGACAGGCCCTCGGCGGCCACATGCGCCGCCACcgggccgccgtggccgcggaTGGTATGGGCCtcgggcttgggcttgggcttgggcttggccTCGGGCCGAAAGTCGACAGCGGCAAGAAGACTACGCACGCGGCCGAGCTGGTGCTCGACCTGAACGTGCCGGCGTTGGAAGAGGaaccggcggcggtgggcgtgGATCGCGCCAGAACGGGGCTCGCCGCGGAATTATTCCCCGTGGTGGTTGACTTCCGACGCTGA
- the LOC100826940 gene encoding uncharacterized protein LOC100826940 isoform X3: MAPPPPQPPLPSASAAANGGRASSTAPVDAQFLQNLMSRVQLRPPFLDTNSFLTQDLDDFLLNEFAALSAAAGESDDDEEDGEDGGLSDGEVSGEAKRRRMLAREESKLEKEIVRMVLAGDGDTLKPNSGQSVAVGDHHVCVGFHDDTGGEYRVWEWHGHVMLFDDEDGYSAEYIYGNHFEPLAAATARAKKKEKEKREKDLSSGLRDLIVGDGDSVNGLKLNGNGGEHRVVRRNVVNAPSAPARF, from the exons ATGGCCCCTCCGCCCCCGCAGCCGCCTctcccctccgcctccgccgccgccaacggcggccgcgcctcctccacaGCGCCGGTGGACGCGCAGTTCCTCCAGAACCTGATGAgccgcgtccagctccgcccACCCTTCCTCGACACCAACTCCTTCCTCACCCAGGACCTCGACGACTTCCTCCTCAACGAGTTCGCcgcgctctccgccgccgcgggcgagTCCGAtgatgacgaagaagacgggGAGGACGGCGGCCTCTCCGACGGAGAGGTCTCCGGGGAGGccaagcggcggcggatgctggcgagggaggagagcaagcTGGAGAAGGAGATCGTCAGGatggtgcttgcgggggatgGGGACACCCTTAAGCCCAACTCGGGTCAATCCGTTGCCGTCGGCGACCACCACGTCTGCGTCGGGTTCCACGACGACACCGGTGGGGAGTATCGCGTGTGGGAGTGGCACGGCCACGTCATGCTCTtcgacgacgaggacggcTACTCCGCGGAGTACATCTATGGGAACCACTTCGAACCGCTTGCTGCCGCCACTGCCAGGgccaagaagaaggagaaggagaagagagaaaaggacCTCAGCTCCGGCCTTCGGGATTTGATTGTGGGCGATGGGGACAGTGTTAATGGCTTGAAGTTGAATGGCAATGGTGGAGAGCACAGGGTGGTGCGCAGGAACGTCGTCAATGCCCCCTCCGCGCCTGCAAG ATTCTAA
- the LOC100826940 gene encoding uncharacterized protein LOC100826940 isoform X2 has product MWNCSAPSSLLLPFSDDYVKCESSTSSTGTAGFDKILAADYDLCHRMSLPPPSFQSLPAPTLFATRSSESYFGTGDSLTYNGPAFMQFSYTQPTPAANHLVRWTAAGGEPMTGEGSSFRGSKRLKTTAAAATTQGPQHRLQCRAKPRNQAMKAPCKRSQKLGDKITALQQLVSPYGKTDTASVLHEAAACIRSLHDQIQILAAPYPGLSSSPSPSSSQDAGEEPGAASLRRRGLCLMPLSPAVASLVSEAARGRGHAHTDMEEDAWFGAL; this is encoded by the exons ATGTGGAACTGCTCTGCACCCTCCTCGCTTTTGCTACCCTTCAGCGACGACTACG TGAAATGTGAGTCCTCTACTTCGTCGACAGGAACGGCAGGTTTCGACAAAAT ACTCGCTGCGGACTACGATCTGTGCCATCGTATGAGCTTGCCTCCACCATCGTTTCAGAGCCTCCCTGCACCAACGCTTTTCGCCACGCGCAGTTCGGAGAGCTATTTCG GAACTGGAGACAGTTTAACATACAACGGTCCGGCCTTCATGCAATTCAGCTATACGCAGCCAACACCTGCAGCTAAT CATCTGGTGAGATGGACGGCAGCAGGGGGGGAGCCAATGACCGGCGAGGGCAGCAGTTTTAGGGGCTCCAAGAGGCTGAAGACGacagctgcagcagcaacaacacaaGGTCCACAGCACCGGCTGCAGTGCAGGGCAAAGCCAAGGAATCAAGCCATGAAG GCACCGTGCAAGAGGAGCCAGAAGCTGGGGGACAAGATCACAGCGCTTCAGCAGCTGGTTTCTCCTTACGGCAAG ACGGACACGGCGTCAGTTCTCCACGAAGCGGCCGCCTGCATCAGGAGCCTTCACGACCAAATCCAG ATCCTGGCGGCGCCCTATCCTGGACTGAGCtcctcgccatcgccgtcgtcgtcacAGGACGCCGGAGAAGAACCCGGGGCGGCGAGTCTGCGCCGGAGAGGCCTCTGCCTGATGCCGCTGTCACCGGCCGTTGCGAGCCTCGTGTCCGAGGCCGCGCGAGGTCGTGGTCACGCTCACACGGACATGGAGGAGGATGCTTGGTTCGGTGCTCTGTAG
- the LOC100826940 gene encoding uncharacterized protein LOC100826940 isoform X1, with protein MWNCSAPSSLLLPFSDDYVKCESSTSSTGTAGFDKILAADYDLCHRMSLPPPSFQSLPAPTLFATRSSESYFGTGDSLTYNGPAFMQFSYTQPTPAANHLVRWTAAGGEPMTGEGSSFRGSKRLKTTAAAATTQGPQHRLQCRAKPRNQAMKAPCKRSQKLGDKITALQQLVSPYGKTDTASVLHEAAACIRSLHDQIQLQILAAPYPGLSSSPSPSSSQDAGEEPGAASLRRRGLCLMPLSPAVASLVSEAARGRGHAHTDMEEDAWFGAL; from the exons ATGTGGAACTGCTCTGCACCCTCCTCGCTTTTGCTACCCTTCAGCGACGACTACG TGAAATGTGAGTCCTCTACTTCGTCGACAGGAACGGCAGGTTTCGACAAAAT ACTCGCTGCGGACTACGATCTGTGCCATCGTATGAGCTTGCCTCCACCATCGTTTCAGAGCCTCCCTGCACCAACGCTTTTCGCCACGCGCAGTTCGGAGAGCTATTTCG GAACTGGAGACAGTTTAACATACAACGGTCCGGCCTTCATGCAATTCAGCTATACGCAGCCAACACCTGCAGCTAAT CATCTGGTGAGATGGACGGCAGCAGGGGGGGAGCCAATGACCGGCGAGGGCAGCAGTTTTAGGGGCTCCAAGAGGCTGAAGACGacagctgcagcagcaacaacacaaGGTCCACAGCACCGGCTGCAGTGCAGGGCAAAGCCAAGGAATCAAGCCATGAAG GCACCGTGCAAGAGGAGCCAGAAGCTGGGGGACAAGATCACAGCGCTTCAGCAGCTGGTTTCTCCTTACGGCAAG ACGGACACGGCGTCAGTTCTCCACGAAGCGGCCGCCTGCATCAGGAGCCTTCACGACCAAATCCAG CTGCAGATCCTGGCGGCGCCCTATCCTGGACTGAGCtcctcgccatcgccgtcgtcgtcacAGGACGCCGGAGAAGAACCCGGGGCGGCGAGTCTGCGCCGGAGAGGCCTCTGCCTGATGCCGCTGTCACCGGCCGTTGCGAGCCTCGTGTCCGAGGCCGCGCGAGGTCGTGGTCACGCTCACACGGACATGGAGGAGGATGCTTGGTTCGGTGCTCTGTAG